ttgctgctctagcgagagtgattgattaattaagtgatctctcatcataactggattaaattggtacataggattaataggttaattacatagatttagttaatgaatttactaccctaggatcagttgtttttcatatttgatttttctacgtgtgtttatttattattatttgcgcTTTAGTTAATCAATCAAATCTCTACGTTTTGTTGCATGTCTACTAtcatagtctgtttaggagatagataaagtcgTTTCGTTATGTCAGtccttgtggatacgatatctgGTTACTATTTCTATGCTACAATTACACcatgttagttgcggtattttgtgctaataatttagtgatcaccCTCTCATTTTCTCCTTTAAACACTCTAACAAGTGATGCTTTGATTTAGGCTGAAGTTCGTGGCTTCCAACATGACGGCTCCTTGCACCTACAACAATTTCAGTGAAAAGGCATAAATTGCTTGATATATTGAACCTTCATAAGGGGTCACCAAATAAAGGCCAAGATAGCATGCTAAAAAGAGTGGTTGTTGAGGACGATCATTTCCAAATGATAGCATTTTCTTGATCATGTTTTACACATGTAATTGCATATGTTTCACCCTACACCATATATATTGGTGGTTGGCcttattatttgagttaattgcATAAATAATCAAGAGCTTATTTGACATGGATAATAGCAACATTTATTTCTTCTATTTGCAATTGGCTCGAATATATTAGTTGAATACCTTCTATTTCATTTTGTAAGATCATATTTATATTAGCAAATTAGGTGAgatatctaaaaaaaaatagttacacATTTTACATGTCACAAAAACTAGTTACACTTATAAATGTCACAAAAATAGCTACTTTCTTGCATgtcacaaaaaaataactacactcTTACATGTCACAAAAAAAACTACACCTATATATGTCACAAAAACTAGTTACACCAAATGTCACTAAATTTAgtgacatttttatttttgtgacacgCATAATAGCTACTCACCTATAAGATGTCACAATTTTATTTAGTAACAATTATAAGTGTCACAATTCTTTAAAAATTATGTCACTAATAAGACATTTTGTTGTAGTGCGATCTCATTCTGTGCCTGCTCCACCTTAACTCTTGCAATCTCAGTATCAAAACCTCTGTCAGATACTTACAAGAGCTCTTTATTTAGATAAGGCAGGTCATTTTTCATGAAGACAACATCCCTGTTGATGACTATCTTCTGCTTCCCTTTCTCAATACACCAAAGCCTGTAGCCTTTCACTCCCTTCTGGTACCCTAGCATAACACATTTTAAGGCTTTTGCTTCAAGCTTTCCCTACTTGATGTGAGCAAAAGCTTTACATCCAAAAACCCTCAGTTGAGAATAATCACCATTATTTCCATACCATCTATAATCTGGAGTGTGAAAACCTATAGCAGATGATGGACTTTTATTAATAAGCACAGCTGCTGTAGAGGCTGCTTCATCCCAGAACCTTTTAGGAAGACCAGAGCTTATGAGCATACTTCTTACCGTTTCCAAAATAGTCATATTCATCCTCTCAGCTACACCATTCTGCTGAGGGTTGTTAGGCACAGTCCTATGGCGTTTGATACCCTTTTGTGTACAGAAACTTTGAAAATCTTGTGATAGAAATTCGAAACCATTATTCGTTCTTAAGACTTTTAGAGTAGTCCTTTTTTTCTACTTCAACCTCTGTACACCAATCCTTAAATTTCTTGAATGCTTCACTCTTATCTTTTAGTACAAATAGCCATAGCTTCCTCGAAAAATCATCTATAATGCTCATGAACCATCTTCCCCCTCCTATAGATGTAGTTTGAGTAGGCCCCCATAGGTAACTGTGAGCATAGTCCAGGGGTGCAACCAAGGTGTGTTTACCTACTTTATAAGGTACCTTCTTACTTTTGGACAAGATACACTGCTCACATGTCTCTAGTTCTTTAGATCCATCAACCTTTATTACTTTCTGCTTTACCAACTCTTTCAGCCCAGTTTCACTAACATGAGCAAGCCTCATGTGCCAAAGATCCATATTAACAGAGGTCACATCATTAGAGATACCATATACAACATCAACAGACAGATAATAGAGttgattttttctaatttctttCATAATAATCTTTGAGTCTTTAGTGACAAATAACTGACCCTGGTTATTCCCGAGGAGCACAGAGCCTTGAGTTCCCTCTTGCATGTTTGTGAACCACTATTTGTGAGGGGTCATGTGGAAGCTACAAGCAGAATCCATGATCCACGCTCCTTCCACTTTGCCATCCATGATATTCAGCATTTCAGTTGACTCTATATCCTCTGCTATGTCTGTGGTGTTCACATTTTGACCCTCTTGTGCCTGCTTCTTCTTGAAAGAGAAGCAGTCTTTCATGATGTGCCTTGGTTTATGGCACCAGTGGCATTTTCTTGTTTCTTTATGCTCGGATTCTTTGGTCTTTGGTTGAGAATTTGGTTTCTTGGCATTTGAATCCCCTTTCTTTTGCTTCTTTCATTTAAACTTTTTAACATTTAAGCTCTCACCCGCAGGATCAGAGTGAGCTACATTTATCTGCTTCTGTAATTGCTTTGCTTTCAAAGCATTTTGGACTTCTTCAAGGGAAATTGAATTTTCCCTTCCATAGAGCATTGCGTCCTTCAATTGATCGTAGCTCTTTGGCAGCGCGTTCAAAAGGATAATTGCTTTATCTTCATCGCCTATTTGAACGTCGATATTCTCCAAATCATCAATTGATTTATTAAATTCATCCAGCTGCTCCGCAATAGCTCTATCTTCAACAATGTTATACGCATACATACGTTGCTTCATGTATAGACGATTGGCTAATGATTTCGTCATATACAAGCTTTCAAGTTTCTCCAAGATCCTAGCAGTTGTGGTCTCTCTCGACACCTCTCGCAAGACTTTATCGGTGAGGCACAAGACAACTGCACTGTGCGCATTCTCTATGATCTCAGCTCTCTTGACCGCCGTCGCCTCTGCAGTTTTGCTGTCAGCTTCAATTTATTTCTTCGGCGGTAGTTTGAGAGCATCAGCGGGCCCTTGCTGGATCAACATGGCCTTCATCTTGATTTGCCAAAGTGCGAAAtcatttttgccaaaaaatttCTCCGCGTCAAATCTAGTTGTCATCATCGTGGATCCGCTTCCGAAAAAAACACAATCAATCGCCGGGAAGaggttcccacagacggcgccaatttgatAAACTAAATGAAATACAAGATGAAACAacgagatttacgtggttcgggaaaacccctacgtccacgggagagTGAGTCTTTGTTATTGAATCAAGATCGAAAGAGAATTACAATCACACACCCTCACCAATTAGAAAACTGGATCAAAGAAAGAAACACACAACTCTCTTACAGATGCTCTTTTTTCTCTGCAACTCTACTGTATCAAAAAACACTctaaggaagaagaagagctaTACAAAGATCTGCAAGCTTAAGTAGTCAAAAGCAACGCCCCAGATCAAAGGCTGCAAATCAACGGTTGTGATCCAGAAGCTTCATAAGTTGGAGCATGCAACGGATATGCCATGTTGTTGCATAACAAACTCTTATTTGCATAATTGCAAATAAGTCCTCAAACATATATGAAATATGTCATTCCAACCTTCTCCTCAAAAGCATGCAGACACATTATCATAACACATAGGAAACCCTCCCTCTTCTACTTCTGCATGAGTGTCtcttttattgttattattattattatacaatctGATAGCTGGGCTTTGCTAATGTGGCGTTCTCATGTTAAAGTGAAGCCACTATTGATACTATTAAGTGTTTGTGTGTATGTCCAAGAGatcacaggttcgagtactctcggccacaataaccactaggtggggtgtgtgtgtgatttgtattatttataatgtaatttcatcaaaaaaaaaaaaaaagtgtttgtGTGTAAATCCAAGCTACATCAGAGTTTGGGCCTATCTAGTGTGGGCTCAAAAATTGTGTAGCATCTATTTTAACGTGAGTTTGTAATTAGTAAATTCTAACGATAAGATCATATTTTGCATGTGGAGTATAATATTTGGACTCTGTATTTCTGATCCTAACATATATCTACTGAAACAAGGATCACCCGATGAAGAGAATTTGCTTATATAATGAGTTAATTTCTTGGTCAAAACTTCAAAATCATTAAGTACTAGTATTAATAGAGTGTGATCGTGATCGACATGATAGTTGCAGAGTTCATCAATATTTCCTTTGGTCAATTGTTGAAAATGAAGCAACTTCAATAATTTCCCGAGATGGTAATGAATTCTCAAGCTATCTTATATTATAGCTGTttgtatattaatataatagTTTCGTCTGTGTTGGATATCATGTAAATCTCAAGAATAGTAtgaatttgaattattttaagaATAGTGTATTATAGAGCTAATTTGTAGTACTATTTAAGAATATTTCAGGGGCTCACTTGATCATTTGGAGAAACATTAAAGATTGTATATGAGCTTTGTCCCTTTGAAATTATATTACAATAGGTATTAATGTTATATATTGTTGTGTGTATCGAATAATGTTTCACTATATATTAGAGATTTTACTGTTCGATGACTGTTTGATTACCTGCGAAAGTCCAtcgaaagaaaaaagaaaaaataacttgatagaaaaaataataacgTTGAGTTGTATTTCTTAGTAAGAGATAGCGTATGTTACAAGTTGGAAAAATAACTATTTGTAAGGTATATGGGCGGATGGGTAATATGGTCATTTTCTAGCTATATCACGTACTCCTCATGCAAGGTAACAGTGTCTGCATAGGTGTCAGCTTTTTGTCGGGACTTTGTACTCTTCTGACATCGATGACAAGCGACAAGAGTGTAACCGCTCCACGGCTGGAATATTACTAGTCCCATAGAGGTATGCAACCCTGTAACATACAGCATGAGGTTTTTTATAGCTCCAGTCCTGGAAAGTACTCCCTTCTAAGATTCTCTCCCTTCTAAGATTCTCTCAGTGACAGATACACACGTGTCGCAATCCTAATCGATGCGTATTTTACTCCTCAACGGTATGATTTTAACACATAACTTGAAGGTTTGCAATAACTTCCCAAGTGATAAATtgtgattaaaattaaaaaatatatatattaatgattTTTATGTCAATGTAAATATAATTTAGAATTTCTTTTATTAGGGCAATAACCGGTGAATCTTTAACTACTTGATTGAATCTTTCTTACTTGTCTATTACACCCATATATATCTATTAATggtaagaaaaattaaaaaaccatAAACAATAGAGCTTTGAGCTAAAGGTGGATAAATACCATATTGCTACATCGAAAATAAGCTCTGTATTCCATCCTTACGTTTTGTATTTATTTCTACTTACCATGTAAGTagagaaaaaaatatgatttgGAGCCAGGTAGGACTTTGTCTTCCCCACTCTCATCACTGAGCCTTAACATCATTTTCTGACTGAACCGAACCTTAAGCCATGTTTTGGAAGTAAATTGCATGCAATATTTGCTTGCGCTTGACAACACAACATCTTTTGATTATTGAAAGAGTAAAATACAAGTGAGGATGATGGAAAGAGGCAAAATCTTTTGTTTCCACATGCAGAGTTTTCATCACTAATGCAAAAAACAGAACACAAGCAGTGTTGCTATAGCTGTAGCtgctttcttttgttttgtatGCCAAAATTACAACCCGAAATTCCTTTTTTATCAACAAATTATGAGACGCCTGAAACACTCTCCTCTTCTCCATTTCATGGATGGAGCAGAAAATTCGGACCGAGAGAGCTTCATTCCTAGCCGTTTTCCTGAAATCAACCCCAAATCAGTAAACCACTGATATGCTTTGATAAAATTGAAGTGAATTTATGAACCTTGGTGAAATCAGGCACAGAGCAGGAATCTGCAGGAAGGCAGCGCCAAAGCTGCAAAAGAGATAAGAAAGAGAGTGAGTCTGTAGCGAGAGCACCAAGTGAGGGGGCCCCACTTGATCTCGACGCTGGAGCTCTTCAACCTCTTCCCCCTATTGGGCTCCTTGCTCAGATCGAAGCTTGCCCCCTTCATCCTCAACTCCTGGACACACCGCGTGAGGGCACGCGCCTCCCCCCTCTCCCTCTGCAGCTGCCCCTCTACCTTCCAGAACCTCCACAGCTTCAATTGGACCAGGAACGCGATTGCGCCCGACGCGCACCCCGACAGCAGCGACGGCACCCACCACTTGTCGCAGCGCTGCTGCTGCGCAGACGACGCGAAGAGGATCGTGAAGAAGAGGCCGTGGAAGAGGAAGAATTGAGTGCAGAGATGGAAGATCTCTCGCCTCATCGTGTCCATTCGCGACTCCTTTCTCGACATTCGCCTCCCGAACAGGTCCTCCTCCCTCTGCCACAGCTTTAGGAGGAGGAAGTGCCCCGGGCTGCGTGAGATCTCCGCCAACGGGTGGCTTTGCATCGCAGCCGAACAAGCGGCTTTGTGCCGGTGCTCCTCGTCCACCGGAATTTCAACCACGTGAGCGTCTTCTTTGCTTTCCGCCATGGATATTGTGTTGCAGGAAAAAGATTAATGAATATGGCGCAAATTGTTCCAGATTGATATGGTGAGGGAAACAGGGGAGTTTCAGATATTTAAACGATGACGATGAAGGAAAGCGGGGCAAATAGCAACGGTCATATTTTGTTGGTGCTGGCACGGGGAACTGGGTAACGGTCAGATAATTTGTTAGCGCAAGTAAATAGAATATGTTTAATATCGTTgcatattttaattcaattttggCAAGTTTACTTCTTTCCCAAGTcataattatgttattttgtgCAATTAAAGATGCATTAAATACGGAAAGTAGACATCATCGAAATTACTGCTATATAAGAATTTCGGTCAATTGGAAACAAAAAATTGTTTCAAAACATGAGGTCAATGCAAAATACTAAAGGAAATTAATTCATGGAATATTGAAAATGCTCGACCAAGTTTTTTCTTCATATGTTACTCTGTTTCCTCTTTTACACTTTTTTACGTTCAGTTTATAAAATGTGTATTTTCATCGTTACATATTTGTTACtttttcttaatatatataaatgatagCTACAGTATAAatactttttaacatataaaatataaattaatattttttaggaataaaatacaaactagttaaaatgtatgaattttatgtagaacaagtatgaattcgttgtgtaaatgtatgaattgcaaaaattacACGTTTTGCtatctatgagattcgaactccaGACCATGTAGTCATCAAAAAAcgtgatgaatcaatcgtagatcttaatgatttaaaggctgaaaatggttcctattttatattataagaggtgtttttattttagctcacccATATATaagggagggctaaaataaaaacagtttTTAGCATATAGAATCAGAACCAATCAGAGTCATTAGATTCACATAATTGGACGGTGGAGATGATCACAAAATATAGCACATAATTTATACGGTTATTTAAGTTAGggctaagagcatccacagtgggcttacttgatagcttaTTTGATAGTAGGGGACCACATTAAGTAGAGGAGGTCACagtggggttacttgatagcctatttgatttttttagttttgatttttatggttttcatttaaatttaattgcttaaatttgaataacaaaatttaattcaaatttaaattgcattaatttaaaatcctacaacatgccaaaaaaaaaaaaaactaaaggcataatttaaaaatacttaattaaaacctaaaaaaactacataaattaaattttgatttttttagaaGCAAGATCGGGTATACTCGATAGAACAAGTAGCCCTCGAGTAGGCATGCCTTGCATTGGGCTACTCGATGCTTTGGCTACTTGAGTAAGGGCCATCGAGTagcccaatgcggatgctctaataggtaatttcaaatattaaatCTACTAATCAATCCCAAAATTGATacgttttttatttaaaatagcTATATTAATTAGGCACGTTATTCTTCTTTCCATATACAATCAAGAAATAATAGGGCCGAacggccctattcaacatacaacatcaaattttgtccaccatttgaaaaaacataaattttggccattttttgtatgtcatgactattctacccttctctttctctcctctctctttctcatctccctctctctctctccagcggctcatctctctttctcatctccctctctttgctccagcggctcctctctctttctcatctccccctctctctctttctcatctccctctctctctctctctctctccagcgactgcgcggcagcggcgccgagcttggagaattcgtcggagctctcgcggcggtggtggaggagatcccggcagatctgatctccgcctccttcgatttcagccatggcagatctgatctgatctgtgtgctgcacgtaggggtgtcaaaatgggccgagaATGCCCGATGGGCCCgcccggcccgcccgtagttttggccgggctgggctaggTTTTTAgtggttgttatttgattccaattgatttgattactgtattaattcatttgtgaataaatcgttttcagtttttgttgtttttgcaattagtttttattttttacttgtattcatattgtttacatttagttttagtcatatttgttttcatttaattttagtcaattacgtaatttagatgtagattgtttaaggccctttttatttcatcgaatttgtcttcaatttttttctttaaatttgatttaatttattaatttttggaactatatatatatatatatatatattaatttattaatttttggcccggcccgcccggcggcccgtatagggccgggctgggcttcattgttcgaggcccgctgaaattttgggccggcccgacccggcccaaaaaattgcctaggcccgctgggttggcccggcccgacccggcccacaaggtttgacagccctagctatacgtatggcacttatggcactattagtgtcataagtgcacacttccccctagggtttagatattccatttagggtttagattatccatttgagatttagattatccatttagggtttagatgttccatttagggtttaaatgatgttgttgtttctgtatttgtgctgcacgtatggtgccataagtgccaacagaaatccaaaataaaaccaaagtaaaatcttggcacttatggcactaatagtgccataagtgcctaacccgacccggcacgcgacccgcgtgcctgatccttcccggtccgcctcattaagggtaaaaacgtccaaatcaataaaaattgtcaaaatttgtgttttttcaatgtatggccataaattgtgttttatgcttcattttggctacttcaaaattttactctacaATCAAATCAAAGGTTAAAAGAATTATCACCAAACCTATTAACAAATCTGTCGTATTCAATACATAAGATCAatgaattataataataaaattaataacttcACACCTCTGAAATTCGTAACAGCATTAATTATAATTCGTGATTACATTAAAAATTTACTAGATCATAACATTACTTCCAATTCGAGCATAAATTAAATTCGCAAAGTATTAAATATATTTCTTAACAAAAATACTTCCAATTCGTgcataaaatgaaaattttccatgaattataataaaattaacaacTTCGCACCACTGAAATTCGTAACAGCAT
The genomic region above belongs to Salvia miltiorrhiza cultivar Shanhuang (shh) chromosome 5, IMPLAD_Smil_shh, whole genome shotgun sequence and contains:
- the LOC130986102 gene encoding uncharacterized protein LOC130986102 gives rise to the protein MAESKEDAHVVEIPVDEEHRHKAACSAAMQSHPLAEISRSPGHFLLLKLWQREEDLFGRRMSRKESRMDTMRREIFHLCTQFFLFHGLFFTILFASSAQQQRCDKWWVPSLLSGCASGAIAFLVQLKLWRFWKVEGQLQRERGEARALTRCVQELRMKGASFDLSKEPNRGKRLKSSSVEIKWGPLTWCSRYRLTLFLISFAALALPSCRFLLCA